One window of the Rhipicephalus sanguineus isolate Rsan-2018 chromosome 4, BIME_Rsan_1.4, whole genome shotgun sequence genome contains the following:
- the LOC119389368 gene encoding homer protein homolog 2, with amino-acid sequence MTASSASMGEQPIFSTKAHVFHIDPKTKRSWIPASSQAVSVSFFYDSSRNLYRIISVEGTKAVINSTITPNMTFTKTSQKFGQWSDIRANTVYGLGFGSEPDLNKFIEKFQEVKEATRLAAQKAGNNGVAAVRPPEGGDAGGGDPTALHGGGSPKHQQAAAKASLPQTTAEAQLRYENDRLKLALAQSSANAKKWEVELQTLKNNNGRLTCALQESTANVEEWKRQLQALKEENATIRGRMLDLEAGSAPDAQELRRELAALRSRAEILDRENKQKDKELEALKRKLEDQTPGKADERLKALLSENEALKSAAQRLQDQLCAAQGRQAAWEQLAQRIAHRLHDLRDLQHELAALLSAS; translated from the exons ATGACTGCAAGCAGTGCCAGTATGGG GGAGCAGCCCATCTTTTCCACGAAAGCGCACGTGTTCCACATTGACCCCAAGACGAAGCGGTCCTGGATACCAGCCAGCAGCCAGGCGGTGAGCGTGAGCTTCTTCTATGACTCGAGTCGCAACCTGTACCGCATCATCAGTGTGGAGGGGACCAAGGCGGTAATCAACTCCACCATAACGCCCAACATGACCTTCACCAAGACCTCCCAGAAATTTGGCCAGTGGTCTGACATCCGGGCCAACACTGTCTATGGCCTTGGCTTCGGCTCGGAACCTGACCTCAATAAG TTCATCGAGAAGTTCCAGGAAGTGAAAGAGGCGACCCGGCTGGCTGCCCAAAAGGCTGGCAACAATGGTGTGGCGGCTGTGCGGCCCCCCGAGGGAGGGGATGCCGGCGGGGGGGACCCTACGGCGCTTCACGGTGGTGGCAGTCCCAAGCACCAGCAGGCAGCAGCCAAGGCATCGCTGCCCCAGACAACGGCCGAAGCGCAGCTGCGCTATGAAAACGATAGGCTCAAACTTGCGCTGGCACAGAGCTCGGCAAATGCCAAGAAATGGGAGGTGGAGCTGCAGACGCTCAAGAACAACAATGGCCGGCTCACATGCGCCCTGCAGGAGAGCACGGCCAATGTGGAGGAGTGGAAGCGCCAACTGCAAGCGCTCAAGGAGGAGAATGCCACCATCCGTGGACGCATGCTGGATCTGGAGGCTGGCAGTGCCCCCGATGCCCAGGAGTTGCGCCGGGAGCTGGCCGCCTTGCGCAGCCGTGCTGAGATTCTGGACCGAGAGAACAAACAGAAGGACAAA GAGTTGGAGGCACTGAAGAGGAAATTGGAGGACCAAACACCAGGCAAAGCAGATGAGAGGCTCAAG GCCTTGCTGTCTGAGAATGAGGCTCTCAAGAGTGCTGCGCAGCGTCTCCAGGATCAGCTATGTGCTGCCCAGGGACGCCAGGCTGCCTGGGAACAGCTGGCGCAACGCATTGCCCACCGCTTGCATGACTTGCGTGACCTGCAGCACGAGCTGGCTGCATTACTGTCTGCCTCTTGA